From Trichoderma atroviride chromosome 1, complete sequence, one genomic window encodes:
- a CDS encoding uncharacterized protein (EggNog:ENOG41), protein MSSIQLSFSLRVSSGVKTVHLLGSWDNYVGQLPLAKDKSSKSGTWKGTFKFQNSTLEAGKRYWYYYIIDGYHVAHNPSVESTTEPTTGRELNILDVTKDGSAKSSHKSSSKSSSKDKDSRSSRHRSSLTVDIPKGRPLSVSQIKAPKPMSPHATKHILESDYYDNEELEELTARFGSAGLEDVLTDFSTSPVSSNGSSLSYRSDSSSPSSSLSGYSTPNSDCSSCTCERYGITRKGERVKIDCGGARCGYDDSSSCASDASDDEYEYEVNPADARRNGIIVG, encoded by the coding sequence ATGTCTTCCATCCaactttctttctctctccgcGTCTCCTCTGGCGTCAAGACCGTCCACCTTCTCGGCTCTTGGGACAACTACGTCGGCCAGCTCCCCCTTGCCAAGGACAAGTCCTCAAAGTCCGGCACATGGAAGGGTACCTTCAAGTTCCAGAACTCCACCCTGGAGGCTGGCAAGCGATACTGGTACTACTACATCATCGACGGCTACCACGTTGCCCACAACCCTTCCGTTGAGTCCACCACTGAGCCCACCACTGGCCGAGAGCTCAACATCCTTGATGTCACCAAGGATGGTTCCGCCAAGTCCTCACACAAGTcaagcagcaagagctcttccaaggacaaggacagccGCTCTTCCCGCCACCGCTCTTCCCTGACTGTCGACATCCCCAAGGGCCGACCTCTCTCCGTCTCTCAGATCAAGGCCCCCAAGCCCATGTCTCCTCATGCCACCAAGCACATCCTCGAGTCCGACTACTACGACAACGAGGAGCTTGAGGAGCTCACTGCCCGCTTTGGCAGCGCCGGCCTCGAGGATGTCCTCACCGACTTCAGCACCTCTCCCGTCTCATCCAACGGCTCCAGCCTCTCATACCGCTCCGACAGCTCCTCGCCCAGCTCCTCGCTCTCTGGCTACAGCACTCCCAACTCCGACTGCAGCTCATGCACATGCGAGCGCTATGGAATCACCCGAAAGGGTGAGCGTGTCAAGATCGACTGTGGCGGTGCCCGATGTGGCTATGACGACAGCTCTTCCTGTGCCAGCGATGCCAGCGATGATGAGTACGAGTACGAGGTCAACCCCGCTGATGCCCGCCGCAACGGCATCATTGTTGGTTGA